Part of the Paenibacillus wynnii genome is shown below.
TCTAATTCCTGCACAACACGCAGGATTTCTGATTACCGCATCGTTCGAAACAGGCATTTTCTAGAGTAGAAAATGTGTGAAAATCGAGTAAAGAATGAGTAATCATGTTAAGAATGAGCAATTGAGTAAAGAATGAATAAAAACGGAGTGAAAGCACAGTGAAGTCGGATAGAGCAGTAATGAAAATCAGAAGCTAGCCGAGAGTATACATCCCTCACCCCATCCGCCACTCACCTTTCAGCATCTCCCCATCTCCCATCAGTTTTTAACGCATTCGTTTGTCTATCTTCTTAATTCTAATTAATTTTTCGCAAATATTGATCATCCCGGATAAATTTGCTATTGCATCTGTAGTGATTTTATTTTATTCTAAGTATGAAAATAATTTTCTTGTTTTAGTTCATAATAATAAAAATAATTTCAGTACCGTTAATTTACATCCACTTATTATTTTCAAGATGAGGTGAGTTATGGCTCCGATCCTAAATGCGCTGGACCATGAAATGTCCAAGCTTTCACATATGGAACGTAAGCTGGCGGAACGCATTTTAGCCTCCCCCGGTGAGGTTATTCATATGGGAATACGAGAGCTGGCAGAGCAATGCGGTACCAGCCCGGCTACAGTCACACGTTTCTGCAAGGTTTTTCATTTCAAAGGCTTTCCCGATTTCAAAGTGAAACTTGCTGCTGAAATTGCCCAAAGTGATCATGGACTTCAGGACGGCAGTTCGTCCTATCAGGATATCGTGGCAGGCAATCCCCTCTCGGTTATTGTGGAGGCTATGCAGGCGAACCATCTGGCTTCCATAAGAGATACTACGTCACTGCTGAATATTGAAAGACTTGAAGGAGTCGTAGATTTGTTATGTAAAGCCAGACGGATCGACCTATACGGGATGGCGACTTCATCGATTGTAGCTCAGGACTTCTACCAAAAGCTAATTCGCATCGGTGTGAACTGCACCGCTTTTGCAGACTCACATATGCAGATTACCTCAGCCTCCACTTTGTCTAAAGGGGATGTAGCTTTTGCCATATCCTATTCGGGAGAAACACCGGAAACGATTGATGCTCTGGCCTGCGCCGGGGCTAGCGGAGCGAGCACCATTGCCCTTACTTCTTATGGAAGCAGTACGTTAGCCACAAAAGCCGATATTCCGCTCTTTTCCTCATCACTTGAGCAGGGTATGCGTCGAGGTGATATGGCTTCACGAATTGCCCAGCTTCACA
Proteins encoded:
- a CDS encoding MurR/RpiR family transcriptional regulator produces the protein MAPILNALDHEMSKLSHMERKLAERILASPGEVIHMGIRELAEQCGTSPATVTRFCKVFHFKGFPDFKVKLAAEIAQSDHGLQDGSSSYQDIVAGNPLSVIVEAMQANHLASIRDTTSLLNIERLEGVVDLLCKARRIDLYGMATSSIVAQDFYQKLIRIGVNCTAFADSHMQITSASTLSKGDVAFAISYSGETPETIDALACAGASGASTIALTSYGSSTLATKADIPLFSSSLEQGMRRGDMASRIAQLHIIDILFTGMVSTRFKDYIPKLEQSYLNVQQYRHKRGGQTK